In Streptomyces sp. DG2A-72, one genomic interval encodes:
- a CDS encoding penicillin-binding transpeptidase domain-containing protein: MRKGVKATVIGGVFVVMVGGAGYGAFNLVSALNGDGGIGASEPEPVRTGPPSGDEVKETTGKFFAAWEKGQAATAAALTNNELAAEPLFTAYGQDAHITGVSVTPGAGTGATVPFTVKATVSYDGKSKPLTYKSTLTVVRGKTTGKALVDWKPSVVHPELQRDDTLVTGEAASPPIEAVDRDGTVLTEDKFPSLGPILDELRDKYGEQAGGTPGVELAIRHASAEAADTPLLTLAEGKAGRLPTTLSASAQAAAEQAVKGYDESSVVAVKPSTGEVLAVANNREDGFNAAFLGQLAPGSTMKIMSAATLIDNGITDMNGPAPCPNDATWQSQKFHNIKGMDPNPDATLSDSFARSCNTAFVKYADEVEVDSLTKEAEERFGIGKDNWKTGIPSFDGRVPASGGPDTAANMIGQGQVQMSPLNMASVTATAITGTFRQPVIVPQKLDGRELASARGLSADTVGQLRAMMNRTATSGTAAEAMSGLAGSIGAKTGSAEVDGQKTSNSWFTGYRDDIAAAAMTEEGGHGGDAAGPIVAAVLRTGG, encoded by the coding sequence ATGCGCAAGGGGGTCAAGGCCACCGTCATCGGTGGGGTGTTCGTCGTGATGGTGGGAGGGGCCGGGTACGGCGCCTTCAACCTCGTGTCCGCGCTGAACGGTGACGGCGGGATCGGGGCGAGCGAGCCGGAGCCCGTGAGAACCGGGCCGCCGAGCGGCGACGAGGTCAAGGAGACGACGGGGAAGTTCTTCGCGGCCTGGGAGAAGGGGCAGGCGGCGACGGCCGCGGCGCTCACCAACAACGAGCTGGCGGCCGAGCCGCTGTTCACCGCCTACGGGCAGGACGCGCACATCACCGGCGTCAGTGTCACGCCCGGTGCGGGGACCGGCGCGACCGTGCCGTTCACGGTGAAGGCGACGGTGTCGTACGACGGGAAGTCCAAGCCGCTGACGTACAAGAGCACTCTCACCGTGGTGCGCGGGAAGACCACCGGCAAGGCGCTGGTCGACTGGAAGCCGTCCGTCGTCCACCCCGAACTGCAGCGGGACGACACCCTCGTCACCGGTGAAGCGGCGAGCCCGCCCATCGAGGCCGTGGACCGCGACGGGACCGTCCTGACCGAGGACAAGTTCCCGTCCCTCGGGCCGATCCTGGACGAGCTGCGCGACAAGTACGGCGAGCAGGCGGGCGGTACGCCCGGCGTCGAGCTGGCGATCCGGCACGCGTCCGCCGAGGCCGCCGACACCCCGCTGCTGACCCTCGCGGAAGGCAAGGCGGGCCGGCTGCCGACGACGCTCAGCGCGAGCGCGCAGGCGGCGGCCGAGCAGGCGGTGAAGGGCTACGACGAGTCGTCCGTGGTCGCCGTCAAGCCCAGCACCGGCGAGGTGCTCGCGGTGGCCAACAACCGTGAGGACGGCTTCAACGCGGCCTTCCTCGGACAGCTCGCGCCCGGCTCCACGATGAAGATCATGAGCGCGGCCACGCTCATCGACAACGGGATCACCGACATGAACGGCCCGGCTCCCTGCCCGAACGACGCGACGTGGCAGAGCCAGAAGTTCCACAACATCAAGGGCATGGACCCGAACCCCGACGCGACCCTCTCCGACAGCTTCGCCCGCTCCTGCAACACGGCCTTCGTGAAGTACGCGGACGAGGTCGAGGTGGACTCCCTGACCAAGGAGGCCGAGGAGCGGTTCGGGATCGGAAAGGACAACTGGAAGACCGGCATCCCGTCCTTCGACGGCCGGGTCCCCGCGTCCGGCGGACCGGACACCGCGGCCAACATGATCGGCCAGGGCCAGGTCCAGATGAGCCCGCTGAACATGGCGTCGGTCACAGCGACCGCGATCACGGGCACCTTCCGGCAGCCGGTGATCGTGCCGCAGAAGCTCGACGGCCGTGAACTGGCAAGCGCGCGCGGCCTGTCCGCGGACACCGTCGGCCAGCTGCGCGCCATGATGAACCGCACCGCGACCAGCGGCACCGCGGCCGAGGCGATGTCCGGGCTGGCCGGGAGCATCGGTGCGAAGACCGGCTCCGCCGAGGTCGACGGGCAGAAGACGTCCAACAGCTGGTTCACCGGGTACCGCGACGACATCGCGGCGGCGGCGATGACCGAAGAGGGCGGGCACGGCGGCGACGCGGCCGGGCCGATTGTCGCAGCTGTGCTACGGACCGGCGGCTGA
- a CDS encoding penicillin-binding transpeptidase domain-containing protein gives MGTRRRVAERRNTKKPAVIGATIAVVIAGAGVGVYALYGAGAAADDRTSPTAARAEKKTVKTGPLSATEVTTAARTFLTSWQQGKVTTAAAATNDATAATTLLTGYTKDAHIKDVTLTAGTRTGDKVPFTVKATVSYKGTSKPLTYDSSLTVVRDTKDGKPYVDWHSAVVHPDLADGDTLVTGASGTPPVKALDRDGGEITTAKYPSLGTVLDGLREKYGKTAGGKAGIELRVIRGKASKAKELSDETVLELSKGTPGTVKTTLDPALQAAAEAQVAKKANSSVVLMRPSTGEILAAANASHGFNTAFQGSLAPGSTMKVITSSLLIEKGLASEDKAHPCPKYFTYGGWKFQNDDKFQIKGGTFKASFARSCNTAFISQAPKLDDDDLTQQAQQVFGLSLDNWAIGVPSMDGSVPVQSDAQMAASLIGQGGVRMNPLNMASVSATVKTGVFHQPYLVSPDVDNRTLATASRTMSASTLSQLRDLMAYTAAYGTAAEAMSGVTGDVGAKTGSAEVDGQKKPNGWFTAYRNDLAGAGVVQSGGHGGDTAGPIVAALLKMGS, from the coding sequence GTGGGAACGAGAAGGCGCGTCGCCGAGCGACGGAACACGAAGAAACCCGCCGTCATCGGCGCGACGATCGCCGTGGTCATCGCCGGCGCCGGAGTGGGCGTCTACGCGCTGTACGGCGCCGGGGCCGCGGCCGACGACCGTACGTCCCCGACGGCGGCGCGCGCCGAGAAGAAGACCGTCAAGACCGGCCCGCTGTCGGCGACCGAGGTCACCACGGCGGCCCGCACGTTCCTCACGTCCTGGCAGCAGGGCAAGGTGACGACGGCGGCGGCCGCCACGAACGACGCCACGGCGGCCACCACCCTGCTCACCGGCTACACCAAGGACGCCCACATCAAGGACGTCACCCTCACCGCGGGCACCCGCACCGGCGACAAGGTGCCGTTCACCGTCAAGGCGACGGTGTCGTACAAGGGCACCAGCAAGCCGCTGACGTACGACAGTTCGCTCACCGTCGTCCGTGACACAAAGGACGGCAAGCCCTACGTCGACTGGCACTCCGCCGTCGTCCACCCGGACCTCGCGGACGGGGACACCCTGGTCACCGGCGCGTCCGGCACCCCGCCGGTCAAGGCGCTGGACCGGGACGGCGGGGAGATCACGACCGCCAAGTACCCGTCGCTGGGCACGGTGCTGGACGGGCTGCGCGAGAAGTACGGCAAGACGGCGGGCGGCAAGGCGGGCATCGAACTGCGGGTGATCCGCGGCAAGGCGTCGAAGGCCAAGGAACTCTCCGACGAGACGGTCCTCGAACTCAGCAAGGGCACCCCGGGCACGGTCAAGACGACCCTGGACCCGGCCCTGCAGGCCGCCGCCGAGGCGCAGGTGGCCAAGAAGGCGAACTCATCGGTCGTGCTCATGCGCCCGTCGACCGGCGAGATCCTCGCCGCCGCCAACGCCTCGCACGGCTTCAACACGGCCTTCCAGGGCTCACTCGCCCCCGGCTCCACGATGAAGGTCATCACCTCGTCGCTGCTGATCGAGAAGGGGCTCGCGTCGGAGGACAAGGCGCATCCGTGCCCGAAGTACTTCACGTACGGCGGCTGGAAGTTCCAGAACGACGACAAGTTCCAGATCAAGGGCGGCACCTTCAAGGCGAGCTTCGCCCGCTCCTGCAACACGGCCTTCATCAGCCAGGCCCCCAAGCTGGACGACGACGACCTCACCCAGCAGGCCCAGCAGGTCTTCGGCCTGTCCCTGGACAACTGGGCGATCGGTGTCCCCTCCATGGACGGCTCCGTGCCGGTCCAGTCGGACGCCCAGATGGCGGCCTCGCTGATCGGTCAGGGCGGCGTCCGCATGAACCCGCTCAACATGGCGTCGGTCTCGGCGACGGTCAAGACGGGCGTCTTCCACCAGCCCTACCTGGTCTCCCCGGACGTGGACAACCGCACCCTCGCCACCGCCTCCCGCACCATGTCCGCCTCCACCCTGTCCCAACTGCGCGACCTGATGGCCTACACGGCGGCCTACGGCACGGCGGCGGAGGCGATGTCCGGCGTCACCGGCGACGTAGGCGCGAAAACCGGCTCCGCCGAGGTCGACGGCCAGAAGAAGCCCAACGGCTGGTTCACCGCCTACCGCAACGACCTCGCGGGAGCGGGCGTGGTCCAGTCGGGCGGGCATGGAGGAGATACGGCGGGGCCGATCGTGGCGGCGCTGCTGAAGATGGGGAGCTGA
- a CDS encoding SsgA family sporulation/cell division regulator, whose product MSAVEQYARAHIVTDAPIEDSETIPVVLRYDPEADPRSVRVGLPGASHEWTFSRALLEQGLRAPAGTGDVRVWPCGRVQAVVEFHSAQGVSVVQFETKALMRFLRRTYLAAPVAH is encoded by the coding sequence ATGTCTGCAGTCGAACAGTACGCACGAGCCCACATCGTCACGGACGCGCCCATCGAGGACAGCGAAACGATTCCTGTCGTCCTGCGTTACGACCCCGAGGCCGACCCGCGTTCGGTACGGGTCGGCCTGCCGGGGGCGTCGCACGAGTGGACGTTCTCGCGGGCGCTGCTGGAACAGGGGCTGCGGGCGCCGGCCGGCACGGGGGATGTGCGGGTGTGGCCGTGCGGGCGGGTGCAGGCGGTTGTCGAGTTTCACTCGGCGCAGGGGGTGTCGGTGGTGCAGTTCGAGACGAAAGCGTTGATGCGGTTCCTGCGGCGGACGTACCTGGCGGCGCCGGTTGCGCACTAG
- a CDS encoding energy-coupling factor ABC transporter permease has protein sequence MHVPDGFIDAPTSAVTGVVAAAAVAVSLRGARRELDERTAPLAGLVAAFIFAVQMLNFPVAAGTSGHLLGGALAAILVGPYTGVLCVSVVLLMQGILFADGGLTALGVNITDMAIVTTVVAYGVFRGLVKLLPRTRRSVTAASFVAALLSVPASALAFTLLYAIGGTTDVSLGKVATAMVGVHVLIGIGEAAITALTVGAVIAVRPDLVYGARDLRQRLQLRVNGELVDAPAPEVAVAARTSHRKVWIGGLITSLVLAGFVSFYASADPDGLEKVAADKGMDQKVEEHDTADSPLADYGVKDVENARLSGGLAGVIGVGVTVVAGTGIFWAVRRRRTSEDAASPGPVSTSV, from the coding sequence GTGCATGTACCTGACGGATTCATAGACGCCCCCACCTCCGCCGTGACCGGCGTCGTCGCCGCGGCAGCGGTGGCGGTGAGCCTGCGCGGCGCGCGCCGGGAACTCGACGAGCGCACCGCCCCGTTGGCCGGTCTGGTCGCCGCGTTCATCTTCGCCGTGCAGATGCTGAACTTCCCCGTCGCGGCGGGGACCAGCGGTCATCTCCTCGGCGGCGCGCTCGCCGCGATCCTCGTCGGTCCCTACACCGGCGTCCTGTGCGTCTCCGTCGTCCTGCTGATGCAGGGCATCCTCTTCGCCGACGGCGGCCTGACAGCGCTCGGCGTGAACATCACCGACATGGCGATCGTCACGACGGTCGTCGCCTACGGCGTCTTCCGCGGCCTGGTGAAGCTCCTGCCGCGCACCCGCCGCTCCGTGACCGCCGCCTCCTTCGTCGCCGCCCTCCTCTCGGTCCCGGCCTCGGCGCTCGCCTTCACGCTCCTGTACGCGATCGGCGGCACCACCGACGTCTCCCTCGGCAAGGTCGCCACCGCCATGGTCGGTGTGCACGTCCTGATCGGCATCGGCGAGGCCGCGATCACCGCCCTTACGGTGGGCGCCGTGATCGCCGTACGCCCGGATCTCGTGTACGGCGCGCGCGACCTGCGCCAGCGCCTCCAGCTGCGGGTGAACGGCGAACTCGTCGACGCGCCCGCCCCCGAGGTCGCCGTGGCCGCCCGCACCTCCCACCGCAAGGTGTGGATCGGCGGCCTCATCACCTCCCTCGTGCTCGCCGGTTTCGTCAGCTTCTACGCGTCCGCCGACCCGGACGGCCTGGAGAAGGTCGCCGCCGACAAGGGCATGGACCAGAAGGTCGAGGAGCACGACACCGCTGACTCGCCGCTCGCCGACTACGGCGTCAAGGACGTCGAGAACGCCCGCCTGTCCGGGGGGCTGGCGGGCGTGATCGGCGTGGGCGTGACGGTGGTCGCCGGCACCGGCATCTTCTGGGCGGTGCGCAGGCGTCGTACCAGCGAAGACGCTGCCTCTCCTGGTCCCGTCAGTACGAGCGTCTGA
- the cbiQ gene encoding cobalt ECF transporter T component CbiQ — MGAGHAHRLYRHGHSPVHALPPHTKLAAVFAFVVVVVSTPREAMWAFGLYAVLLATVACVARVPAGFLLKRLLIEVPFVAFAVLLPFVAEGERVDVLGLSLSVNGLWGAWNVLAKGTLGVASSVLLASTTELRELLLGLQRLKLPPLLVQIASFMIRYGDVIADEMRRMRIARESRGFEARGVRHWGVLAKSAGALFIRSYERGERVHLAMVSRGYAGSMPVIDEVTASRAQWSYALALPAAALVVCVLGWAL; from the coding sequence ATGGGAGCGGGGCACGCGCACCGGCTCTACCGGCACGGGCACTCGCCCGTGCACGCCCTGCCGCCGCACACCAAGCTCGCGGCGGTGTTCGCCTTCGTGGTCGTCGTGGTGTCGACGCCGCGGGAGGCGATGTGGGCGTTCGGGCTGTACGCCGTCCTGCTCGCGACGGTCGCGTGCGTCGCGCGCGTGCCCGCCGGGTTTCTGCTGAAGCGGCTGCTGATCGAGGTGCCGTTCGTCGCGTTCGCGGTGCTGCTGCCGTTCGTGGCGGAGGGCGAGCGGGTCGACGTACTCGGGCTCTCGCTGAGCGTCAACGGGCTGTGGGGCGCGTGGAACGTGCTCGCCAAGGGCACCCTGGGTGTCGCCTCCTCCGTACTGCTCGCCTCCACCACCGAACTGCGCGAACTGCTGCTGGGGTTGCAGCGGCTCAAACTGCCGCCACTGCTCGTGCAGATCGCGTCCTTCATGATCCGGTACGGCGATGTCATCGCCGACGAGATGCGGCGGATGCGGATCGCCCGGGAGTCGCGGGGCTTCGAGGCGCGCGGGGTCAGGCACTGGGGCGTGCTGGCCAAGAGCGCGGGCGCGTTGTTCATCCGCTCCTACGAACGCGGTGAGCGGGTGCATCTCGCCATGGTGAGCCGTGGGTATGCCGGTTCGATGCCGGTGATCGACGAGGTGACCGCGTCCCGGGCGCAGTGGTCGTACGCTCTCGCCCTGCCCGCCGCCGCCCTTGTCGTCTGCGTGTTGGGATGGGCCCTGTGA